In Magnolia sinica isolate HGM2019 chromosome 16, MsV1, whole genome shotgun sequence, the genomic window gtgatgtggggcccatgagggaggTTCGGTTGAGGGCTTGACCCATATGaagtggggcctgagctatgagataaaggaattgattcaccaccctctattagttcgagcttttagagcaagtggttagttgtcctgcatcatggAGCCCAAAGCTTTTTAGATTAGAGCTCATTAGGTTTGAGGTGGAAGGTTTCTCTAGTTTAGTTAAGGAATTGGTGGCAATTGTTCCACATGGAGGGTCTCACGGGATTCAAATTAAGGCAGAAACTTAAGTTCCCACGAGGAAATCTATCCCAATCTCCCACCTTCAGTTTGCAAATGACATAATCTTATTTTGTGAAGCTAAAGAGTGAGATGTTTTGAATTGTTGTTGGGCTTAAAAGTCAACATTGCCAAGAGTGAGATGATGGGTTTACATTATCCAAGGAAGAAGTTGCACGGATGGCAAGTATCTTTGTTTGTTGAGCGGCCTCCCTCCCTTCTACTTACCTCAGGCTCCCTTTATGCATCGGTAAGTCGGCTAAGCATCCGTGGGATGTTGTTATGGAAACGTTGATGAGGAAAGTATCCAAGCAGAAAAGTAGATATTTGTCCCTTGGAGGTCATCTCACCCTCATCAAGGCAAAACTATTGAACTTACCTTTGTATTACATGTCCCTCTTTTAATATCCGAAGTCGGTTTGGCTAGGTGGATTGCCTAAGACATGGCTTTTTGTGGCAAGGGATAGATGACAGGAAAAAGTTTCCCCTCATGGATTGGAAAGAAGTTTGCAAGCCTTATGAAGGACGAGGGGCAGGTATAAGGAGTTTGTAATTGATTAATCTAGCTCTTTTGGAAAAATGGCTTTGGAGGTTCGGGGTGGACTATGTGGAGATGGATCATCGAAGAAAAGTATGGATGCCAACTGGTTCTGGGGTCAGATTTCATTATCTACTACTCTTTACCATTGGAGCACTTGGTTTCGGTTGTTCTTCACTATTGGTTCGGCTCTTTTCTCGAAAGTAATTTGGATGGGACGGGGATGTGATTTAGATAGATCCAATGATATCTTTTTCCTTCTGCCATTTTGTTGTAGTTGCACCTGCATAGTGGACTAGCCCCATGTTCGCCTGTCCAATGTAAATGccttttatggttttttttttttgaaaagaaacTTCCCTTAGATGGGCATGAGATGTTTCTCCATCAAGAGTGAGGACATGATACATGCCATTAGAATTGGTGGGGACTGGAACAACCTATGATTCTTATGCGTCTGTATAAGGGCTAGGTTTTGGGATGAGATATTGGGAAATTTGGCTTCTTGGGATTTTAAGGTTGATTACAAGTAGGCAGATTGTTTGTCTGGGATTGTTGGATGTTGGATAGGTCATTAGTTGAGGGGTGTTGCATTAAGGGTTTGGGGATGTTGGGGATTGTATGAAAGGGTTGGTTTGGAGATTGAGAAGGAATTTTGGTTACAGTTTGTGGACAgatttggtacaagttgaaggctctaaaagggtagGAGGAatgcccaaaaggacgtggatggagtCTGTTAGAATGGTCACACGCGTGATgtgtccacacgtgtgacatgatCACACGTGTGACCATGTGATGTGTCCACACGTGACCATCATGTTTGGGTCCAGTCTTTGTGCATGGGTTGAGTATACATGAGCTTTTAAGTCTATGGTAGTGTGCTTATTTATGTTTCTTGGTgtaagggtatttttgtaatttttccttTTAAGTGAAGCCCTACTAATAAAACAAGAGGGGTGGGGGCGTGTGAGCATTATAGccccccattctctctctctctctctctctctctctctctctctctctctctctcactcactcactcactcactcactctcctTACATTCTTTCTTCTAGATCGAGAACGTGGTATCAATACGACTTTGATCCGGGTTTTGCTTCTTGATCTCTCTTCTTTGCCTTGTTTCctctctttttattcttttttcattCTCTCTAGTGGGAAACCCTAAGGTGTTTGGGCTGAGCTAATCTAATCTCTTCCGGGCGTTGTACCCCCACGCAATGGGTGGTGAAATCATGTTTAACAAGTATGTGTAAGGCCCGCTTTTGCATTATACCCGCGTGATGGGACAAAGTGGGCCATCGTTCATCCATTGTGCAATCTATGTTAAGTTTCTTGAAGCATAAAATCAGATTTGAGGTCTGAAAATTCAGACGTTCGTGAAGACCCTCCTTTATTGTGTTGATCGAGACAAGTTGAAGGTCGGAATCAAGTATTGATTTAGTACATTAGTTTGTTGGAAAATTTGTGTTGAAGGAAAATTGTTGTTATTATTCAGATGGATTCCAAAAATGATCCCAAGAGTAGTATTTTATCCTTATCGGATTTGGCGCCCCTCCAAATAACATCAAGGAAATTGAATGGCACAAACTAtctacaatgggccacatctgtaGAAGTTTTTCTGATTGGAAAGAGGAAAGTTAAGTATTTGACATCCCCCAAGCCTAATACCACTGTGACATATTATGATGATTGGGTGGCAGAGGATGCCAAATTAGGGCATTGTTGTGGAATAGCATGGAATCACATGTCAATGCCAATGTTATATTCTTCAAGATCGCCAAAGATGTCTAGGACGCCTTGAAGGAGATGTATTCTGGTGAGAAAAAACTTAATCCATATTTATGAACTCTTACAGAATATATTTGTATTTCAGCAAGGAGATAAAAGTGTGGGAGAATATTATTCTGCCCTATGCAGCATTTGGGAAGAGTTGAATGTATATCAAATTGTTGTCAACAAATTTTGAGGTTATGCTTTGGCAAAGGGAGGAATTTTGTGTTGCTAGATTTCTCTTTGGCCTTCGACTTGAGTTCAAGCCTGTAAGGTCCCAGATTCTCGGAGGTAGTGAAATTCACTTAGTGATAGAAGTGTTTGCCAAAGTATAGAGGACAACTAGCATGTCTACTTGAAGTTTCACTTTATCTGATCGTTCAACTTTTATTTCTACAACGGGCAGAGGTGATGGGGGCTATGAAGGTGGCCGTGGTTGAAGCAGTAGATTTGGAGGTGACTGTTGTTGTGGTTGTGATGATCATTATTGCACCCATTGTGGCCTCAACAATCATAACATTGATTTATGTTGGGATCTCCATGGAAAGCTTGCTTGGGCTAATCAAGTCAACTCTTTGGAAGATAGTTCGGAATGTTATGTATCCAATCTCGCCACTCCTGCTGAGCTTAGTACTTCAGGTGACACAATTACTATGACCAAGAAAGAGTATGCCAAGCTTCTGAAAAATTATTCCACTCATGCGTCTTCTTCCATTGCTTCCCTTGCTTAGTTAGGTACATCCTGTCTTACATTTTCTGAGCGTACTCCATGGATTATTGATTTTGGTGCTTCTGATCATATAATTGGTAAGCGTAATTAGTTGTCCAAGTTAGTCCAGTCTTCATCCTTTTCATCTGTTACCCTGGCCAATGACACTTCAACTAGTGTATTTGGTGAGGGTTCTGTATGTCCTGTACCAAATCTTTCATTGTCATCGGTTTCGTATATTCCAAAGTTTCCATTGAGCCTATTATCTATAAGTAAACTAACCAAATCCCTGAATTGTTCTGTCAAAACTTTCCCTTCTTATTGCGAGCTTCAAGATCTAAAGACGGGGATGATGATTGGTGGAGGGCGTGAGTCTAATGGACTCTGCTATCTCAAGAATGAAGCAACTGAAGCTGGAGCTGCCTTGCAAGTTAACATCTGTCCACATCAATGGCATTCCATGCTTAGGCACCCATCCTTAACTAATTTGAAGCGTCTTGTCCCGTCTTTGTCCTATGTGTCTAAATAGAATGTGAAGCTTGTGAGTTAAGCAAGCATCACAGAGTGTCTTTTCTTTCCCGTGAAGATAAAGTTAGTGATAAACCATTTTATTTGATACATTTAGATGTTTGGGGACCCGTTCATATTTCTAGTTTATCTGATGTTTGGGGACCCATTCAGATGTTTTGATGATCCAGGCAGACATCGCCAGTTGGGAACCCATTTAGATGTTTTGATGATCCATTTAGATCTTTCATTGTCATCTAGATGTTTGGGAATCCATTTAGATGTTTTGATGATCCAGGCAAACATCACCAATTGGTTGGGAAATTGATCTATTTAACCATTATACGACATGATATCACTTATCCAATCAGTGTAGTTAGTTAGTTTATTCTCCTTGTGTATCTCATATGGAAGTTGTGGTCCGCATATTTAAATATTTGAAGGGTGCTCCAGGTCGTGGAATTCTCTACAAGCGAAATGGACATCTTAGAGTGGAAGGATTCTCTGATACAGACTGGGAAGGATTCTCTGATACAGACTAGGTTGGATCTCCTTTGTAGGAGGTAATCGTGTTACTTGGAAAAGCAAGAAGCAACAAGTTGTTGCCCATTCTAGTGCAGAAGCAAAGTATAAAGCCACGACTTATACCACGTGTGAACTTATATGGCTGAAGACATCGATGTATGAGTTAGGTTTTGTAGTTGATACTCCCATGAACCTATATTGTGATCCCACGAACctatattgtgataatcaagTTGTGTCACATATCACCAATAATTATCATgagaggaccaagcatattgaagtAGACTACCACTTCATCAGAGAGAAGGTCGCAAACAAGgaaatatccacaccatttatcaaATCTAAAGACCAAGTTACTCATATGTTCATAAAGGCTCTAAGTCAGGCTCATATGGACATGTTTTTTGAGAAGCTTGGCATTTATGATATATATGCTCTagtttgagggggagtgttagaaTGGTCACATGCGACGTGTCCACACGTGCAACCATCATGTTTGGGTCCAATCTTTGTGTGTGTTGAGTATGCATGAGCTTTTGAGTCTATTGTAGTGTGCTTATTTATGTTTCTTGGTgtaagggtatttttgtaatttccctttttaagTGAAGCCTTACTAATAAAACAAGAGGGGTAGGGGCGTGTGAgctctctccacacacacacacacacactctctctctctctctctctctctctctttctctctctcctctcccttctCCTTACATTCTTTCTTCTAGATCGAGAACAGAGTCAATGATTTAAATATCAGTATTGATGCACATTTCGCTTCCTTCGGATACGGAAGCATACCGGTATCATATGGGAAATATTGCATGCATCGGCAAATGTATCACTGTACAAGGGAAACATGGTTAATGATGGAATTTATCAATGGAAGTTCAGGATATGTTGAAAGAAGCCTATGATTGCACACATTTAAAACTCAAAAGATCATAAAAAGTGAGTATGCACAATGAGTTTCCTTTGcatagggtcctaaactatgtGTTTTTCAGGGTATTAAAATGGTTATGCTGCGGTCATTATGGAAAAGATggcccgtaacagctgttacagggCTGATatggcgtttttttttttttttttaaaaattaattaattattattattattattattattattatttttttttttaaattttttttaaaatctttttataaAGGGTGTAATGGCCTTATTATGACTGGCATCATAACGGTAATGgcttacagccaccattaccattattggATACCTTGGCGCGGTCTGATAGAAGTGATGCAATTATTTCAAAACGAGTTCACATAATTCGTAAAGAACACAGTACAAGTATGTAAACAAATTCCCAAACGAATTTGGGAGAAAAAAAAGATTTTTGCGGAGTTTCCTgcgattttttcttttttctcgaATTTCTGGTGGGGGAATGTATTGCTGATACGTATTGCAATGTATTGCGACGTATCACATGTGTAAATGATATGGGGGAATTTTATGAAGGGTTTTTAGCAAAATATCACAATGCATCGATATATCACAATATATCGGCGATACATTGCCATATTTTGTGCGATACAGGGGAATATAGTAACTCCCCCTGCATATTGTATCGACCACTTGTGATTTCGATAGCATCTATCGGTCAATGTTGGCTGATACTATTGACATTCAAGTCACTGGGTGGAGGTAGTGAgaaaagaaaagacttgatgacctatgtcTAACtgaaagttatggcccttgatagagtggaacggcagaaaggattcatgtagccgaccggaaggctcaaaaggacgtgggtggaggtagtaagaaaaagctttattattattattattgtaatggctgttatggccttttTAGCCCCTCAAATCAGGTGTTATGGCCCCGTATCATGTAATGGGCACTACTGATATAATCATCTTTTAATAACTTCCCCGAGACAGAAAAGTTTGTAATTGTTATTGAGTTAGGCCCCAATTTCTTTCGCCACTGTTGAGATCCTACTATTTACAGTTCAAagattataaaaaagaaaagaaaaaaaataaaaaaaggttgcAAATTCAGTAAATCTAAATTAGAACATTGGACGATGGATGGTCCATTTTGCATATTTATGAGCATTTTTTTATCCTCTCTAGTTTAAAGATTCAATTGTGCCAGCTCTGATTCTCCAAATTGGACCCGTCTCTCAACATTTATTTTGACATTTCGCCACCTTCTTCATTGCACAGGTAGGATTTAGCAGTTTTGTTACTGGACGATCTAATGTTCTTGAGATGTCACCCAAATGCACTCGTGTAGAACTTGGAGCTCATAATACAATGCGACATTGCCACCGATGTCTTGGGATAATGGGTGACAAGGTCTCCTTCCCCAAAACAATAAACCAAGAAGTCGAGGGCTTCCTCCTTGATGCCATAAACATGAGCTTCTTTGAGCGTTTGAACTTGGCCTGGAAGATACTATTCCCATCGGTTACTGCTCAGAGAAACTCCAATGCAAGGATAGCCAAACAGCGACTAAAGATGATACTCTTCTCTGACAGATGTGCTGTCAGCGATGAAGCTAAGCGAAAAATTGTCAGCAACATTGTGGGTGCTTTATCTGATTTTGTCGAGATAGATTCTCAGGACAAAGTTCAACTAAGTGTCTCAACGGATCCTGATCTTGGGACGGTGTACTCTGTAACTGTCCCAGTACGGCGTGTGAAGCCTGAGTATCAGGATGATGATGAAGATTTCAGGGGAATAACAAGCATTGAGTACAAAGATACTGGAGAAAAGTCGGGCTCTGTTGATGTCAGGTTTGATTTCTTCATACCCAATGACAAAATTCAGTAAATGAGTGGCTCTCTAAAGAGTAATTGGGACAACATTGTTGGGCTTTTATGTTTAGATTGTTCTTTTCAGTTggggccaaaaaaataaaataaaattgttgtcATGTTTATGACTAAAGATGAAACAGGTTCTTCTAGAGCAATTATTTCTCATTTCAGCTGTTTGGATTTGGGAAGCTTTTGATCATTTACTTTGTATATATTGGAAGTTTGCTGTAAGATGGAGTTTCTGCTACCTTTGAAATGTTTAATTCTGATTGGCTGACATATTGTATGCAATCCTAAGCATCTCAACCTTTGCCAAATCCAAGCTTGTTTTGTGCTTATATGTTATTACACATTCACACTTTGCATTAGTGGTGCTGAGTTGCATCCTGTGGCATTACTGTGCCTTTCAGAAGTTACAATTCCCAGTATTTTAATTCTGGAAGTGATGCTCTGTAAATTTTTGGAAATTACATGCCAGTAGGAGCTGGTTTCTGGATGTTGCTGGATGCTAAGAAGCTGAAAGTCAATGTATGCTATAATTTTCAATGAGGGGAATTTATCGGTATCTGAATGTGTCCTTCATGTTCTCGAGTATTTGGAATAGAAGTATTTATTAAATGTGAAAACTCCATGATTTAGGTTAAAGGAGTGGGACTTTTGGAAAATAGAATTTACATTTCTAGAGGAG contains:
- the LOC131228596 gene encoding cell division topological specificity factor homolog, chloroplastic isoform X2 gives rise to the protein MAISGDLKVAATLAPYPAHPLRHFLLPPSKVGFSSFVTGRSNVLEMSPKCTRVELGAHNTMRHCHRCLGIMGDKVSFPKTINQEVEGFLLDAINMSFFERLNLAWKILFPSVTAQRNSNARIAKQRLKMILFSDRCAVSDEAKRKIVSNIVGALSDFVEIDSQDKVQLSVSTDPDLGTVYSVTVPVRRVKPEYQDDDEDFRGITSIEYKDTGEKSGSVDVR
- the LOC131228596 gene encoding cell division topological specificity factor homolog, chloroplastic isoform X1, which codes for MAISGDLKVAATLAPYPAHPLRHFLLPPSKVGFSSFVTGRSNVLEMSPKCTRVELGAHNTMRHCHRCLGIMGDKVSFPKTINQEVEGFLLDAINMSFFERLNLAWKILFPSVTAQRNSNARIAKQRLKMILFSDRCAVSDEAKRKIVSNIVGALSDFVEIDSQDKVQLSVSTDPDLGTVYSVTVPVRRVKPEYQDDDEDFRGITSIEYKDTGEKSGSVDVRFDFFIPNDKIQ